The Brassica oleracea var. oleracea cultivar TO1000 chromosome C6, BOL, whole genome shotgun sequence genome includes a region encoding these proteins:
- the LOC106301068 gene encoding probable WRKY transcription factor 36, translating to MIKEKISSCVHPSDGIVESDKEVELDATKAKLEKVREENEKLKLLLSTVLTDYKSLQMHVSNVIRPQHEASMELDINSHDDFCVDVSLRLGRSDLNVSKNVDEIDKISLDKISDEISEGSDKKRSALGLGFQIQSCEDPDTDPTMKLDYLSKDFKNTKADNKCISSRKDIKTARNEDHQEALEVREHPGLKKTRVCVKAPCEDPSINDGCQWRKYGQKTAKANPLPRAYYRCSMSSNCPVRKQVQRCGEDDTSAYMTTYEGTHDHPLPMEATHMAAGTSAAASLLQSGSSSSASLSYYFPFHHVSFSTTNAHPTVTLDLTRPNYDPNQLPAHSSLSFSSSSSDRPSPSNSHTLSFSGLRSQAPLTKYSQMAPLSHQTKLSGQQ from the exons ATGATCAAAGAGAAGATCAGTTCATGTGTTCATCCTTCCGATGGTATAGTAGAATCTGATAAG GAAGTGGAGCTTGACGCAACAAAAGCCAAGTTGGAGAAAGTTAGAGAAGAAAATGAGAAGTTAAAGCTTTTACTCTCCACGGTTCTGACTGATTATAAATCTCTTCAAATGCATGTCTCCAACGTTATCCGACCACAACATGAAGCTTCAATGGAGCTAGACATTAATAGTCACGACGATTTTTGTGTAGATGTATCTCTTAGGCTTGGAAGATCAGACCTGAATGTCTCCAAAAATGTAGATGAAATAGATAAGATTAGTCTGGACAAGATTTCTGATGAGATCAGTGAGGGGTCCGATAAGAAAAGATCTGCACTCGGTTTAGGATTTCAGATTCAAAGTTGTGAAGATCCAGATACTGATCCAACCATGAAGTTAGACTATCTTTCCAAGGATTTTAAAAATACAAAAGCGGATAATAAATGCATATCTTCGAGAAAAGATATCAAAACAGCTAGAAACGAAGATCATCAAGAGGCTTTGGAAGTACGTGAACATCCGGGTTTAAAGAAAACAAGGGTTTGTGTGAAAGCTCCATGTGAAGACCCATCA ATAAACGATGGTTGCCAATGGAGGAAGTACGGACAAAAGACTGCAAAAGCGAATCCTCTTCCACGAGCCTATTATCGCTGCTCCATGTCCTCAAATTGTCCCGTTAGAAAACAG GTGCAGAGATGCGGAGAAGATGATACCTCCGCTTATATGACGACGTACGAAGGAACTCACGACCATCCGCTTCCCATGGAAGCAACCCACATGGCTGCCGGAACTTCCGCTGCCGCCTCCTTATTACAATCTGGCTCCTCCTCCTCCGCAAGCCTAAGCTATTATTTCCCTTTTCACCACGTCTCTTTCTCCACCACTAACGCTCACCCCACGGTAACACTTGACCTCACACGACCAAACTATGATCCCAATCAATTACCAGCCCACTCTTCACTCAGCTTCTCCTCCTCCTCCTCTGATCGTCCATCCCCGTCAAACAGTCATACCTTGAGCTTCAGTGGCTTGAGATCACAAGCTCCATTGACTAAATATTCACAAATGGCCCCTTTATCACATCAAACCAAACTTTCTGGACAGCAATAA